A region of Kribbella sp. NBC_01245 DNA encodes the following proteins:
- a CDS encoding Gfo/Idh/MocA family protein: MRIGLVGAGRIGAFHAATLAALAAVDQVVITDADPDRAEVVAKELGAEFAPDVDSLLTSGLDGFVIAAATSAHAELLGKGLAKGITTFCEKPLAVDLAGTKAVVEAVEAGDVLVQIGFQRRFDFGYRKAAAAVRNGELGYIHTIRANTGDAAPPPAEYIPTSGGFFRDCNVHDFDALRFVTGREVVSVYATGANRGEAFFGEYGDIDAAAALLTLDDNTFVMVNGTRYNGAGHDVRMEVLGSKGSLAVGLDDHAALTSAEAGVTFPAGPAHGTFMDRFHPAYVAELTAFTEVVAGTREVPCTVRDALEAFRIAEACEISRRENRPVNLDEVGR; the protein is encoded by the coding sequence ATGCGAATCGGACTGGTCGGTGCCGGCCGGATCGGCGCCTTCCACGCAGCGACACTGGCAGCATTGGCCGCGGTCGATCAGGTCGTCATCACCGACGCGGATCCCGATCGGGCCGAGGTGGTGGCGAAGGAACTGGGGGCCGAGTTCGCCCCGGACGTGGACTCGTTGCTCACCAGCGGACTGGACGGATTCGTCATCGCGGCGGCCACGTCCGCCCATGCCGAGTTGCTCGGCAAGGGGCTGGCCAAGGGCATCACGACGTTCTGCGAGAAGCCACTCGCGGTCGATCTCGCCGGGACCAAGGCCGTCGTCGAGGCGGTCGAGGCCGGTGACGTGCTGGTGCAGATCGGGTTCCAGCGGCGGTTCGACTTCGGCTATCGCAAGGCGGCCGCGGCGGTCAGGAACGGCGAGCTCGGCTACATCCACACGATCCGCGCGAACACCGGCGATGCCGCGCCGCCGCCGGCCGAGTACATCCCGACCTCCGGCGGGTTCTTCCGCGACTGCAACGTGCATGACTTCGACGCACTGCGCTTCGTCACCGGGCGCGAGGTGGTCAGCGTCTACGCGACCGGCGCGAACCGCGGCGAGGCGTTCTTCGGGGAGTACGGCGATATCGACGCCGCGGCCGCCTTGCTCACGCTCGACGACAACACCTTCGTCATGGTCAACGGCACGCGGTACAACGGCGCCGGGCACGACGTACGCATGGAAGTCCTTGGTAGCAAGGGATCCCTGGCCGTCGGGCTTGACGACCACGCGGCGCTGACGTCGGCCGAGGCGGGTGTGACGTTCCCCGCCGGGCCGGCACATGGCACGTTCATGGACCGGTTCCACCCGGCGTACGTCGCGGAGCTGACCGCCTTCACCGAGGTGGTCGCCGGGACGCGGGAGGTGCCCTGCACGGTTCGGGATGCGCTGGAGGCGTTCCGTATCGCCGAGGCCTGTGAGATCTCCCGGCGCGAGAACCGCCCGGTCAACCTGGACGAGGTAGGACGATGA
- a CDS encoding sugar phosphate isomerase/epimerase family protein, whose translation MSSIENRIAGAPISWGVCEVPGWGWQYDAETVLHQMREVGLAATEFGPDGFLPDAPAEKAATLSGNGLKAVGGFVPVVLHDPGHDPLPEVAKALEGFVAAGAGTLVLAAATGQEGYDDRPVLDDLGWSTLLGNLDRLAKVAAEQGLVATLHPHVGTMVENADDVDRVLSGSTIGLCLDTGHLLIGGVDPVELAKRHTARIVHTHLKDVDAGWAAKVQAGAVSYTDAVRQGMYRPLGAGDIDLGTIVTTLESAGYDGWYVLEQDTILTEAPAPGSDGPLADVRASVAHLRHLAEGV comes from the coding sequence ATGAGCTCGATCGAGAACCGGATCGCGGGCGCGCCGATCTCCTGGGGTGTGTGCGAGGTGCCCGGGTGGGGTTGGCAGTACGACGCGGAGACCGTGCTGCACCAGATGCGCGAGGTCGGTTTGGCCGCGACCGAGTTCGGGCCGGACGGTTTCCTGCCGGATGCCCCGGCCGAGAAGGCGGCGACGCTCAGCGGTAACGGTCTGAAGGCTGTCGGCGGATTCGTGCCGGTGGTGTTGCACGACCCCGGGCATGACCCGCTGCCGGAGGTGGCGAAGGCGCTCGAGGGGTTCGTCGCCGCGGGCGCGGGCACTCTCGTGCTGGCGGCCGCGACCGGCCAAGAGGGGTACGACGATCGCCCGGTCCTCGACGACCTCGGCTGGTCCACCTTGCTCGGCAACCTCGATCGGCTGGCCAAAGTGGCCGCGGAACAAGGCCTAGTGGCGACGCTGCACCCGCACGTCGGCACGATGGTGGAGAACGCGGACGACGTCGACCGGGTCCTGAGTGGCAGCACGATCGGCCTCTGCCTGGACACGGGTCATCTGTTGATCGGCGGCGTCGATCCGGTCGAGCTGGCGAAGAGGCACACGGCCCGGATCGTGCACACCCATCTCAAGGACGTCGACGCCGGCTGGGCCGCGAAGGTCCAGGCCGGGGCCGTGAGCTACACCGACGCCGTCCGGCAGGGGATGTACCGCCCACTGGGTGCCGGCGATATCGACCTCGGCACGATCGTCACGACGCTGGAGTCCGCCGGGTACGACGGCTGGTACGTGCTGGAGCAGGACACGATCCTCACCGAGGCGCCCGCGCCAGGGTCGGACGGTCCGCTGGCCGACGTACGGGCGAGCGTGGCGCATCTGCGGCACCTCGCCGAAGGGGTTTGA
- a CDS encoding Cgl0159 family (beta/alpha)8-fold protein: MTEIRARRPYAIGEAWEARARREVLGDDGQLLIVAADHPARGSLGVRDDKMAMASRPELLNRLLTALERPGVDGVLATPDVLEDLLLLGALENKLVIGSMNRGGLQGSVFELDDRFTAYCAAELDARGIDGGKMLTRIDLGDAGTVATLEASARAVTELAERRLMAMVEPFWSIRKDGRVQNLLDPDSVIKSIQIASGLGATSAYTWLKLPVVDDLPRVMEATTLPTLLLGGDPTAAPEDTYASWGKALKLPSVRGLVVGRALLFPPDGDVAAAVDHAAQLVHGGAA; this comes from the coding sequence TTGACGGAGATTCGGGCGCGGCGGCCGTACGCGATTGGTGAGGCGTGGGAGGCGCGGGCTAGGCGGGAGGTGCTTGGTGATGACGGGCAGTTGCTCATCGTTGCCGCGGATCATCCCGCGCGTGGTTCGCTTGGCGTCCGCGACGACAAGATGGCGATGGCCAGTCGGCCCGAATTGCTGAATCGTTTGTTGACCGCGTTGGAGCGGCCGGGGGTTGACGGTGTGCTGGCGACCCCGGACGTGCTGGAGGATCTGCTTCTGCTGGGTGCGTTGGAGAACAAACTCGTCATCGGGTCGATGAACCGGGGCGGTCTGCAGGGTTCGGTGTTCGAGCTCGACGACCGGTTCACGGCGTACTGCGCGGCCGAGCTCGACGCGCGCGGGATCGACGGCGGCAAGATGCTGACCCGGATCGACCTCGGGGACGCCGGTACGGTTGCGACGCTGGAGGCGAGCGCCCGGGCGGTGACCGAGTTGGCCGAGCGCCGGTTGATGGCGATGGTCGAGCCGTTCTGGTCGATCCGCAAGGACGGGCGGGTGCAGAACCTGCTCGACCCGGACTCGGTGATCAAGTCCATCCAAATCGCTTCCGGCCTGGGTGCGACCAGCGCTTACACCTGGCTCAAGCTTCCCGTGGTGGACGATCTGCCGCGCGTGATGGAGGCGACGACCCTGCCGACGTTGTTGCTCGGCGGCGACCCGACGGCCGCTCCGGAGGACACCTACGCGTCGTGGGGCAAGGCGCTCAAGCTACCGTCCGTGCGTGGTCTCGTGGTGGGGCGTGCGCTGCTCTTCCCGCCCGACGGAGATGTCGCCGCGGCGGTCGATCACGCCGCCCAACTCGTACACGGAGGTGCCGCATGA
- a CDS encoding sugar ABC transporter substrate-binding protein produces the protein MIRWQKKAVATGAALSLAIALAACSSSGGKQEEQNNGQGGGNVANTPRMKIAFITHAAPGDTFWDLVRKGAEAAAAKDNVELQYSGDPEGANQANLVQTAIDAKVDGIAVTLAKPDAVSANVKKAVAAGIPVTALNGGIEHWQDAGAIAYFGQDERIAGQAAGDQLTKVGAKKAICVIQEQGHVGLEARCQGVKDKFPAVENVYITGTDMPGSTTTMTSKLQQDKAVDYVVTLGAPFALAAVQAVDKAGSSAKVGTFDTNKELVGAIKDGKVQWAVDQQPYLQGYLAVDNLWLYKTNGNTIGGGKATLTGPAFIDKDNVAAVEKFAANGTR, from the coding sequence ATGATTCGGTGGCAGAAGAAGGCAGTGGCCACGGGGGCCGCGCTGAGCCTGGCGATCGCCCTCGCCGCGTGCAGCTCGTCCGGCGGTAAGCAGGAGGAGCAGAACAACGGCCAAGGTGGTGGCAACGTCGCGAACACCCCGCGGATGAAGATCGCCTTCATCACGCACGCCGCTCCCGGTGACACCTTCTGGGACCTGGTTCGCAAGGGCGCCGAGGCGGCCGCGGCGAAGGACAACGTGGAGCTGCAGTACTCGGGTGATCCCGAGGGCGCCAACCAGGCCAACCTGGTCCAGACCGCGATCGACGCCAAGGTGGACGGCATCGCGGTGACGCTCGCCAAGCCCGACGCGGTCTCGGCCAACGTGAAGAAGGCCGTTGCCGCGGGCATCCCGGTCACCGCCCTCAACGGTGGTATCGAGCACTGGCAGGACGCGGGCGCGATCGCCTACTTCGGTCAGGACGAGCGCATCGCCGGTCAGGCCGCGGGGGACCAGCTCACCAAGGTCGGCGCGAAGAAGGCCATCTGCGTGATCCAGGAGCAGGGCCACGTCGGTCTGGAGGCGCGCTGCCAGGGCGTGAAGGACAAGTTCCCGGCGGTGGAGAACGTCTACATCACCGGTACGGACATGCCCGGTAGCACGACGACGATGACCTCGAAACTCCAGCAGGACAAGGCCGTCGACTACGTCGTAACCCTCGGCGCTCCGTTCGCGCTGGCCGCGGTTCAGGCGGTCGACAAGGCCGGTTCCAGCGCCAAGGTCGGGACCTTCGACACCAACAAGGAACTGGTCGGAGCCATCAAGGACGGCAAGGTGCAGTGGGCCGTCGACCAGCAGCCCTACCTGCAGGGTTATCTCGCTGTCGACAACCTGTGGCTGTACAAGACGAACGGCAACACGATCGGTGGTGGCAAGGCCACGCTGACCGGTCCGGCGTTCATCGACAAGGACAACGTGGCCGCGGTGGAGAAGTTCGCCGCCAACGGGACTCGCTGA
- a CDS encoding ABC transporter permease, translating into MASTLTATTTADDRVGRRSIAARLLSRPEIGSLVGAAVVLVFFLITAPTFRSINSTGTILYQAALIGMMAVPVALLMIGGEFDLSTGVAVTTAGLTGGLFAYQFSVNVWVGAVVALVVAVGVGAFNGWLLMRTGLPSFLVTLGTFFILQGLNLGVTRILAGTVSSNSIRDMDGFSSGQAVFASEFKIGRLSIEILVIWWVVFVAIASWVLLKTKVGNWIFAVGGDAAAARAVGVPVKRVKIGLFMTVGFFAWFSGMHLLFNQSSVQSGEGVGKEFIYIIAAVVGGCLLTGGYGSIVGSAVGALIFSMTQLGVVYAGWNADWFKAFLGLMLLLATIVNLVVKNRADLR; encoded by the coding sequence ATGGCTTCCACACTCACGGCAACTACGACGGCGGATGACCGGGTCGGCCGCCGCTCGATAGCGGCCCGGTTGCTGAGTCGTCCCGAGATCGGTTCGCTGGTCGGCGCCGCCGTCGTCCTGGTGTTCTTCCTGATCACGGCGCCGACGTTCCGCAGCATCAACTCGACCGGCACGATCCTCTACCAGGCCGCTCTGATCGGCATGATGGCCGTACCGGTGGCGCTGCTGATGATCGGTGGCGAGTTCGACCTGTCGACCGGTGTCGCGGTCACGACGGCGGGACTGACCGGCGGCCTGTTCGCCTACCAGTTCAGCGTCAACGTCTGGGTCGGGGCTGTCGTGGCGCTGGTGGTCGCAGTGGGCGTCGGCGCGTTCAACGGCTGGCTGCTGATGCGAACAGGGTTGCCGAGCTTCCTGGTGACGCTCGGCACCTTCTTCATCCTGCAGGGGCTCAACCTGGGCGTGACCAGGATCCTGGCCGGCACCGTCTCGTCGAACTCGATTCGCGATATGGACGGCTTCAGCTCCGGCCAGGCGGTGTTCGCCTCGGAGTTCAAGATCGGCAGGCTCAGTATCGAGATCCTGGTGATCTGGTGGGTCGTGTTCGTTGCGATCGCTTCCTGGGTGCTGCTGAAGACCAAGGTGGGCAACTGGATCTTCGCGGTGGGCGGCGACGCGGCAGCGGCTCGGGCTGTCGGTGTGCCGGTGAAGCGGGTCAAGATCGGCCTGTTCATGACCGTCGGCTTCTTCGCCTGGTTCTCCGGAATGCACCTGCTCTTCAATCAGAGCAGCGTGCAGTCCGGTGAAGGTGTCGGCAAGGAGTTCATCTACATCATCGCGGCGGTTGTCGGTGGTTGTCTGCTGACCGGTGGTTACGGATCGATCGTCGGCTCGGCGGTCGGTGCGCTGATCTTCAGTATGACCCAGCTCGGCGTGGTGTACGCCGGCTGGAACGCGGACTGGTTCAAGGCCTTCCTGGGTCTGATGTTGCTGCTGGCAACGATCGTCAACCTCGTCGTCAAGAACAGGGCGGACTTGAGATGA
- the iolD gene encoding 3D-(3,5/4)-trihydroxycyclohexane-1,2-dione acylhydrolase (decyclizing): MTVRLTVAQALVRFLSVQYSERDGERQKLFAGMFGIFGHGNVAGVGQALLQSELEDPTALPYILARNEQAMVHTAAAFARTRDRLQTYACTASIGPGSTNMVTGAALATINRLPVLLLPSDVFATRVATPVLQELESYGAGDVSVNDAFRPVSKYFDRVWRPEQLPSALLNAMRVLTDPVETGAVTLALPQDVQAEAFDWPDELFDERVWHIARPLPEASIIEQAADLIRNSERPLIVAGGGVAYSRAQEALQAFVEATGIPVSESQAGKGSLRYDHPQSVGAVGSTGTTAANALAAETDLVIGIGTRYSDFTTASRTAFQNPAVRFVNLNVARFDGGKHAGLPVIADAREALTALQTALGGWSVDDEYRERTDELAQVWDGIVEQTYNPPAEVTDRLAAGLLTQGEVLGVVNETSDPRDVVVCAAGSMPGDLHKLWRTRDAKGYHVEYGYSCMGYEIAGGIGVRLGAPDRDVFVMVGDGSYLMMSTELVTAVQENVKVIVVLVQNHGFASIGALSESLGSQRFGTAYRRRSGDGRLDGDYLPVDLAANARSLGVDVIEVDDRAGLEKAVATAKAAEGPVMIHVRTDPLVHAPDSESWWDVPVSEVAELDSTRAARTSYEESKQAQHWYIAPVEED; the protein is encoded by the coding sequence ATGACGGTGCGGCTCACTGTCGCCCAGGCACTGGTGCGTTTCCTGAGCGTCCAGTACTCGGAGCGCGACGGCGAACGCCAGAAGCTGTTCGCCGGGATGTTCGGCATCTTCGGTCACGGCAACGTGGCCGGCGTCGGGCAGGCCCTGCTGCAGTCCGAGCTGGAGGATCCGACGGCCCTGCCGTACATCCTGGCGCGGAACGAGCAGGCCATGGTCCACACCGCGGCCGCCTTCGCGCGGACTCGCGACCGCCTCCAGACCTACGCGTGTACGGCGAGCATCGGCCCGGGTTCGACCAACATGGTGACGGGTGCCGCGCTCGCCACGATCAACCGGCTGCCGGTCTTGCTCCTGCCGAGCGACGTGTTCGCGACTCGCGTGGCGACGCCCGTCCTGCAAGAGCTCGAGTCGTACGGCGCGGGCGACGTCTCGGTCAACGACGCCTTCCGCCCGGTCTCGAAGTACTTCGACCGGGTTTGGCGGCCCGAGCAACTGCCGTCGGCCCTCCTGAACGCGATGCGTGTCCTGACCGATCCCGTCGAGACGGGTGCCGTGACGCTCGCGCTGCCGCAGGACGTCCAGGCGGAGGCATTCGACTGGCCCGACGAGCTGTTCGACGAGCGCGTCTGGCACATCGCCCGGCCGTTGCCCGAGGCATCCATCATCGAGCAAGCGGCCGACCTGATCCGGAACAGCGAGCGCCCGCTGATCGTCGCGGGCGGCGGCGTCGCGTACTCCCGGGCGCAGGAGGCGCTGCAGGCCTTCGTCGAGGCGACCGGCATTCCGGTGTCGGAGAGCCAGGCGGGCAAGGGCTCCTTGCGGTACGACCACCCGCAGTCCGTCGGTGCGGTCGGCTCGACCGGTACGACGGCGGCGAACGCGCTCGCGGCGGAGACGGACCTGGTGATCGGGATCGGCACCCGCTACAGCGACTTCACCACGGCCTCGCGGACGGCGTTCCAGAACCCGGCCGTGCGCTTCGTCAACCTCAACGTCGCCCGATTCGACGGCGGCAAACACGCTGGCCTGCCCGTCATCGCCGACGCCCGCGAGGCGCTCACCGCTTTGCAGACCGCGCTCGGCGGCTGGTCCGTGGACGACGAATACCGCGAACGGACGGACGAGCTTGCCCAGGTCTGGGACGGCATCGTCGAGCAGACGTACAACCCGCCCGCCGAGGTGACCGACCGCCTCGCGGCCGGCCTGCTCACCCAGGGCGAGGTGCTCGGCGTGGTCAACGAGACGTCGGACCCGCGCGATGTGGTGGTCTGCGCGGCCGGTTCGATGCCGGGAGACCTGCACAAACTCTGGCGGACCCGGGACGCGAAGGGATACCACGTCGAGTACGGGTATTCGTGTATGGGTTACGAGATCGCTGGCGGTATCGGCGTACGGCTGGGTGCTCCCGATCGCGACGTGTTCGTGATGGTGGGCGACGGCTCGTACCTGATGATGTCGACCGAACTCGTCACCGCCGTGCAGGAGAACGTCAAGGTCATCGTCGTACTCGTGCAGAACCACGGCTTCGCGTCCATCGGTGCGCTGTCGGAATCCCTTGGCTCACAACGCTTCGGTACGGCGTACCGGCGGCGCTCGGGCGATGGCCGGCTCGACGGGGACTACCTCCCGGTCGATCTCGCGGCGAACGCGCGCAGTCTCGGCGTCGACGTGATCGAGGTGGACGACCGGGCCGGGCTCGAGAAGGCCGTCGCCACCGCGAAGGCGGCAGAAGGGCCGGTCATGATCCATGTCCGGACCGATCCGCTGGTCCATGCGCCCGACAGCGAGTCGTGGTGGGACGTGCCCGTGAGCGAGGTGGCCGAGCTCGACTCGACCCGCGCCGCGCGTACGTCGTACGAGGAATCGAAACAGGCCCAGCATTGGTACATCGCGCCCGTAGAGGAGGACTGA
- the iolB gene encoding 5-deoxy-glucuronate isomerase, with the protein MTEWFRPTGTTARDGFDLAVVPGEPGWSHTGLYVVTLAPGESREIETGSSEYIVLPLQGSAEVVCAGETVKLEGRTSPFAGPTDLAYIPIDSVFTIESVDGARIALPHAKATTSYNFRRLGKEQVPTELRGAGVASRQVNNFGTPAVLEADSIIACEVITPGGNWSSYPPHKHDEQKPGEESELEEIYYFELQSEQGAPGNNEPIAYQRVYGTDERPIDVLAEVRDGDLVLVPHGWHGPAMAPPGYDLYYLNVMAGPGAERQWLISDDPRHGWVRESWESQQIDPRLPFGGKR; encoded by the coding sequence ATGACCGAGTGGTTCCGCCCCACGGGGACTACGGCCCGCGACGGCTTCGACCTCGCCGTCGTGCCGGGTGAACCCGGTTGGTCGCACACCGGCCTGTACGTCGTAACGCTCGCGCCGGGGGAATCCCGCGAGATCGAGACGGGCTCCAGCGAGTACATCGTGCTGCCGCTCCAGGGCTCCGCCGAGGTGGTCTGCGCCGGCGAGACCGTCAAACTCGAGGGACGCACTAGCCCCTTCGCCGGTCCAACCGACCTCGCTTACATCCCGATCGACTCCGTTTTTACGATCGAATCGGTCGACGGAGCAAGGATCGCCCTGCCGCACGCGAAGGCGACAACGTCGTACAACTTCAGGCGGTTGGGCAAGGAGCAGGTGCCGACGGAATTGCGCGGAGCGGGAGTGGCGTCGCGACAGGTGAACAACTTCGGTACGCCGGCGGTGCTCGAGGCGGATTCGATCATCGCGTGTGAGGTGATCACGCCGGGCGGCAACTGGTCGTCGTACCCGCCGCACAAGCATGACGAGCAAAAGCCCGGCGAGGAGAGTGAGCTGGAGGAGATCTACTACTTCGAGCTCCAGTCCGAACAAGGGGCTCCGGGCAACAACGAGCCGATCGCCTACCAGCGCGTCTACGGCACGGACGAGCGGCCGATCGACGTACTGGCCGAGGTCCGCGATGGCGACCTGGTGCTGGTGCCGCACGGCTGGCACGGGCCTGCGATGGCGCCGCCCGGGTATGACTTGTATTACCTGAACGTGATGGCCGGGCCCGGTGCGGAACGGCAATGGCTGATCAGCGACGACCCGCGGCACGGTTGGGTCCGGGAGAGCTGGGAGAGCCAGCAGATCGACCCGCGTCTACCCTTCGGAGGCAAGCGATGA
- a CDS encoding ATP-binding cassette domain-containing protein — protein sequence MTITKGFADEAATSPTSPIVHLDDIGKSYGNVHALRGVSMAVRQGEITCVLGDNGAGKSTLIKIVSGLHDYTAGTMSVNGEERHFSSPRESMDSGIATVYQDLALAPLMSVWRNFFLGNEIMKSTRLTKFVPTGALGTLDAAQMKRVARDELTKMGISIPNLEQPVGMLSGGQRQCIAIARAIYFGAKVLILDEPTAALGVNQSGVVLKYIVKARDAGLGVVFITHNPHHAYLVGNHFVVLKLGRVALDTHRADITLEQLTNEMAGGAELEALSHELRGIDAGAVVSPATVTGPIESPLGSAEPLESLEKND from the coding sequence ATGACCATCACCAAGGGATTCGCCGACGAGGCGGCCACCAGCCCGACCTCGCCGATCGTCCATCTGGATGACATCGGCAAGAGCTACGGCAATGTGCACGCCCTTCGCGGTGTCTCGATGGCCGTGCGGCAGGGTGAGATCACCTGCGTGCTCGGCGACAACGGCGCGGGCAAGTCGACGCTGATCAAGATCGTCTCGGGTCTGCACGACTACACGGCCGGCACGATGTCGGTCAACGGCGAGGAGCGGCACTTCAGCTCACCTCGTGAGTCGATGGACAGCGGTATCGCGACGGTCTACCAGGACCTCGCGCTGGCGCCGCTGATGTCGGTCTGGCGCAACTTCTTCCTCGGCAACGAGATCATGAAGTCGACGCGGCTGACCAAGTTCGTTCCGACCGGCGCGCTCGGCACCCTCGACGCGGCGCAGATGAAGCGGGTCGCCAGGGACGAGCTGACCAAGATGGGGATCTCGATTCCCAACCTGGAACAGCCCGTCGGCATGCTGTCCGGGGGGCAGCGGCAGTGCATCGCGATTGCGCGGGCGATCTACTTCGGCGCCAAGGTGCTGATTCTGGACGAGCCGACGGCCGCGCTGGGTGTGAACCAGTCGGGCGTCGTCCTGAAGTACATCGTGAAGGCGCGCGATGCCGGGCTGGGCGTCGTGTTCATCACGCATAACCCGCATCACGCCTACCTGGTCGGCAATCACTTCGTCGTACTCAAGCTGGGCCGGGTCGCGCTCGACACCCATCGGGCCGACATCACGCTGGAGCAGCTCACCAACGAGATGGCCGGTGGTGCCGAGCTGGAGGCGCTGAGCCACGAATTGCGCGGGATCGACGCCGGTGCGGTGGTCTCACCGGCCACCGTCACGGGCCCGATCGAGTCGCCTTTGGGGTCTGCGGAGCCTTTGGAGTCTTTGGAGAAGAATGACTGA
- a CDS encoding TIM barrel protein, translating to MAKVKVGSAPDSWGVWFADDPQQTPWERFLDEVAAAGYRRIELGPYGYLPTDPARLRDELAKRELELTAGTIFEHLHQPGSWDSTWKDVSAAAELTAAMGAKHLVVIPSAWRDPQTGEELEPPELDDAGWARHGRQMNELGRRIAEEYGLKTQFHPHADTHIDTHEHVERFLAETDPAVVNLCLDTGHISYCGGDNLKLIQDYPERIGYVHLKQVDPVVLAEVNEKGLGFGEAVKLGAMCEPPAGLPDLPPILAALAELEVDVYAIVEQDLYPCSADVPLPIAERTFAYLSAHGL from the coding sequence ATGGCGAAAGTGAAGGTCGGTAGCGCACCGGATTCGTGGGGCGTGTGGTTCGCGGATGACCCGCAACAGACGCCGTGGGAACGGTTCTTGGACGAGGTCGCGGCGGCGGGCTATCGCCGGATCGAGCTCGGGCCGTACGGGTATCTGCCGACGGACCCGGCGCGGTTGCGCGACGAGCTGGCCAAGCGTGAGCTCGAGCTGACCGCGGGCACGATCTTCGAGCACCTGCACCAGCCGGGCTCGTGGGACTCGACCTGGAAGGACGTGTCGGCGGCGGCCGAGCTCACGGCGGCGATGGGCGCGAAGCACCTTGTGGTGATCCCGTCCGCGTGGCGCGACCCGCAGACGGGTGAGGAGCTGGAACCACCCGAGCTGGACGACGCGGGCTGGGCGCGGCACGGCCGTCAGATGAACGAGCTGGGCCGGCGGATCGCGGAGGAGTACGGGTTGAAGACCCAGTTCCACCCGCACGCGGATACCCATATCGACACGCACGAGCACGTCGAGCGATTCCTCGCGGAGACGGACCCGGCGGTTGTGAACTTGTGCCTCGACACCGGGCACATCAGCTACTGCGGGGGTGACAACCTGAAGCTGATCCAGGACTACCCGGAGCGCATCGGGTACGTCCACCTCAAGCAGGTCGACCCGGTCGTACTGGCCGAGGTCAACGAGAAGGGCCTGGGATTCGGCGAGGCGGTGAAGCTGGGGGCGATGTGCGAGCCGCCGGCCGGACTGCCGGACCTGCCGCCGATCCTGGCCGCGCTGGCGGAACTGGAGGTCGACGTGTACGCGATCGTCGAGCAGGATCTGTATCCCTGCTCGGCCGACGTGCCGCTACCGATCGCGGAGCGCACCTTCGCCTATCTTTCGGCACACGGACTCTGA
- the iolC gene encoding 5-dehydro-2-deoxygluconokinase: MYDVLTIGRIGVDLYPLQTGVHLEDVETFGKFLGGSATNVAVAAARHGRKSAVISRTGNDPFGKFIHRTLGELGVSDEFVTGVNGLPTPITFCEIFPPDDFPLYFYRFPKAPDLVINPSELDLQAIKDAKIYWSTVTGLSAEPSRTAHFTAWEARRRKSITVLDLDYRPMFWADPSEAHEQVDRALQYCTVAVGNREECEVAVGETDPDKAALALLDKGLELAVVKQGPKGVLARTRTERVEVPTFEVEVVNGLGAGDAFGGALCHGLLAGWPLEQTLRFANVAGAIVASRLECSTAMPTSTEVEDLLGSRRSEAPDERRHAASQGPDDQKTGGA, translated from the coding sequence ATGTACGACGTTTTGACCATCGGCCGGATCGGCGTCGACCTCTATCCGTTGCAGACGGGCGTGCACCTGGAGGACGTCGAGACGTTCGGCAAATTCCTCGGTGGCAGCGCGACGAATGTGGCGGTCGCGGCGGCGCGGCATGGGCGTAAGTCGGCCGTGATCAGCCGGACCGGGAATGACCCGTTCGGCAAATTCATTCACCGCACGTTGGGCGAGCTCGGCGTATCCGACGAATTCGTCACCGGCGTGAACGGATTGCCGACGCCGATCACCTTCTGCGAGATCTTTCCGCCAGACGATTTTCCCTTGTATTTCTACCGATTCCCGAAAGCGCCGGACCTGGTGATCAATCCGTCCGAGCTGGATCTCCAGGCGATCAAGGACGCGAAGATCTATTGGTCGACCGTGACCGGATTGTCGGCGGAACCGAGCCGGACCGCGCATTTCACCGCCTGGGAAGCGCGGCGGCGAAAGTCGATCACGGTGCTCGATTTGGATTACCGGCCGATGTTCTGGGCGGATCCGAGTGAGGCGCATGAGCAGGTCGATCGGGCCCTGCAGTACTGCACCGTTGCCGTGGGCAACCGGGAGGAGTGCGAGGTCGCGGTCGGCGAGACCGATCCCGACAAGGCCGCACTCGCCTTACTGGACAAGGGGCTCGAGCTCGCGGTCGTGAAGCAGGGTCCGAAGGGTGTGCTCGCGCGGACCCGGACCGAGCGGGTTGAGGTGCCGACGTTCGAGGTCGAGGTCGTGAACGGGCTCGGCGCCGGGGACGCGTTCGGCGGCGCCTTGTGCCACGGGCTGCTGGCGGGCTGGCCGCTCGAGCAGACCCTGCGTTTCGCCAATGTCGCCGGCGCCATCGTCGCCTCCCGGCTGGAATGCTCCACCGCCATGCCGACCTCGACTGAGGTTGAGGATTTGCTCGGCTCGCGACGGTCAGAAGCGCCCGATGAACGGCGACACGCCGCGTCACAAGGGCCCGATGATCAGAAAACGGGCGGGGCGTGA